AGCGCGACGTCACCCAGGTGTCGGTGCCCACCATGAAGCGGTCCGGGTGGCGCAGGAAGACCGCGCGCCACTCGGGATCGAGAACGCCTCCGGGCGCGACGTCGGTGCGGAGCGCCAGCTCCACCCAGAGCTTCGGGAACCGGTCGAGAAGCGCCGCCACCGCCTTCGGCCCCGCCGACATGCCCGCGTGGGCCCAGAGGAAGCGCACCGTCGGATAACGCGTGAGGAGCCGCTCGATCGCGACGTCGTCCACGTGGGCCTGGAGGAACAGATCGCGCGCGGCCGCGAGCTCCGCGATGCGCCTGACGACGGGCGCGTCGACCTCCGCCGCGCCCAGGTGGAACTCGCCGATCCCGCGGTAGACGCCCCGCTTGAGCCGCTCTTCCACGTACGCGGCGACCGCCGGGTCGCGCGCCCAGCCCGCCATGTCCTCGCGCGTGCGATAGGGGCGGAGGAAGGGCACGATGCTCTCCGGCGCGCGCTCGTAGAGCTTGAGCGTCCCGTCGTCCGGCGTGCTCGAGACGATCGCGCGGCGCACGCCGGCCCGCGCCAGGATCGACAGCGCGCGCTCCGGCGGGTACCCGTCCCAGTCGGGCCGGCTGTAGTGGATGTGGGCGTCGAAGATCGGGAGCTGCGCCGCGGCCGGGAGCGGCGCCGTGGCGAGGAGCGCGGCGGTGAGCGCGAGGGCCGCTCGCAGGATCATCGCCGGCATCCTACCACCTTCCTTCGCCGGCGCCGCCGCACTAGGCCGCCGCGTCCGGCCGGCAGACGCGGCACGGCCGGTAGCCCACGCTCCGCGCGTCGGGGATCGAGGCGAAGACCACGCGGTTCGGCTCGGCGACGCGCTGCTCGTGCGCGCAGCCGCGCCGGCAGACGATGCGCGTGGACGTGCACCCGACGAGCGCCGGCGTCGCGCGCTCGAGCGCGAGCAGCTGCGTCTTCATGCGCCCGCCGAACGCGTAGTGGCCCCACGAGCCGTCGCCCCGGATCACCCGGTGGCAGGGGACGATGATCGGGACGGGATTCGCGCCGAGCGCGTTGCCGACGGCGCGCGCCGCGCGCGGCCGCCCGATGCGGCGCGCGAGCTCCGCGTACGACTCCGTCTCGCCGAACGGGATCCGCCGCGCCTCGGCGAGCACCCGCGCCTGGAAGGGCGCCACGCCCGCGAGGTCCACCGCCACGAAGAAGAACGCGCGGCGCCCCGCGAGGTACTCGCCGAGCTCCTCCTGCGCCTGCGCGGCGTGCCGTTGAGCGCGCGCCGACGCGGCGGCGACCCCGCGCCCGGGATAGAGCCGCAGCACGCCGCGGTCGGTCGCCTCGATCCGGAAGCGCCCGGCCAGCGCCTCGAGCGTCGGCGGCCCGCCCGCGAGCCGCCCGACGAGGCGGCGCGCCAGACCGCGGGGCGCCGCGGTGTCAGCGAAGAACTCCCTGAGTGCCGTGTCCATTCGGTCCATCCTTTCCAGTCTCCTCTAGTCTCCCAGCGCCGTCCGGAGAATCGCCTTGCCCCGCGCGAGCTGGCTCTTCACGGTGTTGACGGAGATCCCCCGGATCTTCGCCAGCTCGCGGTACGAGAGGCCGTTCACGTAGTGGAGCGCCAGCAGGAGCCGCGCCTCGCGCGGCACCCGGTCGAGCGCCCGCGCGAGGTCCACGGGCTCGACGCGCGGCGCCCGCCGCGCGTCCCCGGTGGGGAGGGGCTCGGGCAGGGGGCGCCGCCGACGCAACTCGTCGATGCAGACGTTCGAGAGCACGCGGTAGAGCCACGTGGAGACCGCCCACCGCGGCGCGTACGACGCGCGCGCGGC
This DNA window, taken from Candidatus Methylomirabilota bacterium, encodes the following:
- a CDS encoding sigma-70 family RNA polymerase sigma factor, which translates into the protein MDEATFTRHAEAYAGRLYAVAYRLLGNRADAEDAVQRALLKAFAARASYAPRWAVSTWLYRVLSNVCIDELRRRRPLPEPLPTGDARRAPRVEPVDLARALDRVPREARLLLALHYVNGLSYRELAKIRGISVNTVKSQLARGKAILRTALGD
- a CDS encoding amidohydrolase family protein, producing MILRAALALTAALLATAPLPAAAQLPIFDAHIHYSRPDWDGYPPERALSILARAGVRRAIVSSTPDDGTLKLYERAPESIVPFLRPYRTREDMAGWARDPAVAAYVEERLKRGVYRGIGEFHLGAAEVDAPVVRRIAELAAARDLFLQAHVDDVAIERLLTRYPTVRFLWAHAGMSAGPKAVAALLDRFPKLWVELALRTDVAPGGVLDPEWRAVFLRHPDRFMVGTDTWVTSRWEVVGDYMRDVQVWLRQLPPEVAELIAFKNGDRLFPAP
- a CDS encoding methylated-DNA--[protein]-cysteine S-methyltransferase, which gives rise to MDRMDTALREFFADTAAPRGLARRLVGRLAGGPPTLEALAGRFRIEATDRGVLRLYPGRGVAAASARAQRHAAQAQEELGEYLAGRRAFFFVAVDLAGVAPFQARVLAEARRIPFGETESYAELARRIGRPRAARAVGNALGANPVPIIVPCHRVIRGDGSWGHYAFGGRMKTQLLALERATPALVGCTSTRIVCRRGCAHEQRVAEPNRVVFASIPDARSVGYRPCRVCRPDAAA